The DNA window ACAGTCTTCTGCCTTTACATGACGGTCTAGATGTGGTATTGATGGACATTAACGAAATATTTCCTTCAAATATTCGTTATACTTCTCTATTGATGAACAGGTAATTTCATTGGAGCCTTCCCCTGCGTGAACATTTCCTGGTGATCTGTTGCAAAAACACAAAAGGTGCTCTTGGGGGTTCATATATTGGCTCACTAACTCAGATAGCATTCCTTCTTCAAATAAGTTGGTCCTCCATAAGTGCCTGTTCAAGCTGTGATGTTTTCATTGTGCCCTCTACCCATTCCTTTCTGATTCGAAGATATCGATTTCTGTAGTGATGGATACTTCCATGACTTCTCTTGGACACTATCATAGCATTGTGATTATCATTTGAATttccatttgaatttttatggtGCAGAGTCCGTGATAATGGCTGTATTGATTGTTTTCAAGAGGAAAAGCATCTGAAGCAAATACTGTGTCTCAGTTTATACACAAAACTTCAAGCTAGTGGGTGGTCGTTGATTTTGTTGTCAAGAAAGCTAGAGAAACAAAGGAATGCTACCATACAGCACCTAATTTCTGCAGGATACAGGGGTTGGTCCTCAATGATAATGAGGTACTATTTGTGTCTTCtctgaataaaattaattaattcactaACTAACAACCATTTAAAATGGAATGATTTAGCTACAATATTAAGCTcttgttttttggatttgtaCCGCATCATCGATGATTTGGTAGTATAGTACTCATTGGAGATGCTGAAATGTGTCCATATATATGTATTGTGAGCCAGAAGATGACAGGAGTGGGTTTCGTGTCCTAATCATGGTTTCTGTTTGCTTAGTTTCCAGGTGGGACGACCACTTGTTTGAAAACTTATGAAGACAAACAATTACTTCATCAAGCCATTTTTGTTGAACATTATCCATTTGTGGAATGCCTCTTTTTTGTTTAGGAATATTTCTGTGTGTTTAATCTCATTTCGCAAGTTTCCTCTAGATTTAGATTCTTTTCAACTTAGTTTGCAGTTCAATCCAATTTGACGTGGTTTACAATTTGAGTCCGAATTTGGTTTCCATGTATACAATTTGCTCAGAGAAGGCTTCCTACTGTCACTTCATCAAATTCTGAAAGACAGCCCGTGACTAATGACTGATTAAGCAGACCGTGTACGGTGGTTTGTACTCGTACTTTTACATTTGACTAACCATATCACTTCATCACTCTTGCAGGTCAGATAATGAAATAGAGATCGATAGCCGTGAATATTTCTCAAGGCGAATGGTGGCAATGCAGAAAGCAGGCTTCCGTATCTCAGGTGTAATTAGCAGCCAGATGGATGCTTTAACGAGTGCGTCTTTAGGACACCGTGTTTTTAAGCTTCCAAATCCGGTATATTACAATTTTGAGCATCACACAGGGAACTCCCGTGTGCTGGAATAGATCATGGTCCGGGGTTGTATCATTTTACGTGCTATTATGTTTTGAAGGTTTGCCATTCTTTCATTGTAAAGTCAGGTGTCAGCCATATCGGGACTATTTGGTTCTGCTTCAGTGTTGTTGAATACAGATTTTTATATCGTCTATTTATAGAACAAATTtcgtcctttttttttctttacgcTTTTTTTCGTGTAACTGATGAATTGCCGAGCATTGGTTTCAGCTAAAACTGCCAGGATAAGCTGTTCTTGGCTAAAAGAAGATTGCTGAAATTTTTTTGCAGTTTCTGGGTTTGTTGATGCATCATTCATGTATGGGTAGAGCAGAAATTAAATGGGAACGGACCTGCTGCACCTTTCTCTGAGGGCTGGAAGAGTAATATtgaataaatctatttttttattgaaaaaatgtGTTCAGCCACGAGGCATAGTCTAATTGTTCAACTTATGATCTATTTCATTAAACCAGCACAATGATTCCCGTcgaaaaacaaataatggatGAATAATTcgaaaataatatatgattgttttgtataaaaaataaaaaaaggaaagaaagatatTTCTTTGAATACAAAGGCAAGGGGTGCATTTCAACAAAATAAGGGGTGGAATTTAGCGAGAACTAGAATAGTTGGTTTACGCTTCGATTCGGTTtgcattaatttaaaatatatatatatatataataattatgcaTGCGTtactaatgtattttttatttgtaaataaaattttaattataaaataaaattttaatatatgtaaagtatatttttaaacaatgagAAATATCTTTCATCAACTTGAGTTTACTTTAGCAAACATGTTTAACCAACTTCTTGAATTATAAAtctaattagatttaataacattgattttttaaaataaatttaatttaattatataataataaaaatatacattgctaagaaaacaaccaaaattttttttaaataaaataatgatgggctttaaaaaaaaaaacttgctgatattataaaaaacatgttatactcttatttaaaaacaaagtaaaaaagttaatgacatttaaaataatatctaaaatatattcttaattaatttaagaatttgataaactaatatattattaatatttttaattaattaattttaaaaaatataattttaaactaatgaaaaataaaaaaggataaggctgaattaaaaaaatcatgcatgcCTAGATGTTCTATTTTATAACTTGTTTACTTAATTTTTAGTTGTTTGTTGGTGTCTAAAATCCAACAATCATTGTGATGTCAAGAAAATCAGAGGGGGGATTTTGTGgtctaaaattctattttttaagtatttttcataaaaaaaaaaaactatataaaataatagtaaCTACTCAACAACTtcaaaacacttgaaaaaaaaaaatttaattgagtttcaAAAATCACAACCAAAACTGATATATCATTCTCACCAtatttagaggaaaaaaaacactataattaAACTTTTCTTGTGGAATAGAACTCTTTGATAccagatttaattattttaattattagaattgtgataattttttttttccatcgtTTCTAGTAACTTTTTATCTCATCTCTAAAATATAAGAACTAAAACATAAACTTGTacatcaaactaaaaaaataaatttttacactaaaataaaaattataatgaatttaGAATGAATCATATATTTTCCTTGTGTTTTACTTTTCAttcatttaacttttaatttggtAATTTTTTCCCAAGCCTAATTTTATCTAATtacactacaaaaaaaaaaaatcaattgcaagagggaaaaaagtttgaaaaagaaaaaaaagagagtaaattaTATCAGTTAATTCTACCATTTGAATCATGAATCTGCATTAAGATGTCCAAGAGCTTAGATCGATGCAAAACATTAATACAATTCCAGTCAGCTAGAATTTACTCATTATTATTTACATGAACTAAAAGAAAACCGTAATGATACTAAACTGCTCAAATTCATAGTTAAAGGAATCCACAAAATGCCAGTAAGAGAGAATATTGCGATGCAATTACTCAACAAATCACCAGATAGTGAAAAGCCTTACCCAAATCCCATAAAACGTATAACATTTCAACTCCTTTTAAGGTTTTTGGATGTGCTTTTGGAAAGTCGAAGATGATGTGCCTTTGTGTATTGCATCATCTAAACAAACAATCTCACGCTGTGCAGATAATATGGCTGGCAGGCATCTGTGCCCTTGGTTGGTGCTTTAAGGCTCTAATTCAAGGTACTGATTAAACAAGCTCTATCAATTTAATCAACCTAATGAACAAAAATTTCCCATCACATAAATCATCAGGCATTCTTTCTCTGTTAGTAGTAACAATAATTTGAATTCCTTCTGTCATGTATCTGATGCAGAAGATCAAATGCTTATGGATTTCGGCACGATGATGCTTATGAACAATCAATCAACCATTCTTTCTCGCGCAGTAACAAAAAAAGTGCCATAGATCAACCATTGCATGAAACTCAACACCACTTTGCACTACAGCTTTCTAAACAACAAATGTGTAGAAACAGAGTATGGAATTCCAAATTTCCAGTCACTACAAATTTGAGATGTAGAACATTAAAGGCCTTCAAAGAAATCTTATCTAATCGAATCTACTATACGTTGTGACTTCCCCTTCTAAAACAGAAACTAAATCTCATGAAAAACCCAACAATTGTCAAAATCAAATGGGCTATTTGAAGAAATCTAAACTTCTTAGAATCAACTCCTACTTACTATTATCTCAACAACAGTAAACAAAAAACGTGTGCAGTACTAATTAACCCTATCCATCCAACAGAAAGCAGAAACCAGGAACAAATTAACCCTAATTTCCATTTAGCTCTCCAACAGCAGTACTAAACAAAGCTGTTTACTCAAATCCCAGTAAACAAACCAGGAGAAATTCCCAATCACCCAAATCCACTAAACAAGAAAGAAACCAACCAATAACCACCATAGCAAGCAAACACGCATCGAAAGCACCCTTCCCACACCAATTCCACCACAACCAGAGAACTCAACATGATACTTCTTACTCGTATTCGCATACAAAATCCCCCAATTTCTAGTCCCTTTTTTCACATTATCCTTGTCAATCAACTCGAATATATAAGCCTGTGAAACCCCTTCTTTCTTTAACGGGGTGCCCACCCCAGACCTTAAATGCCCGACCAAACCCCTAATATACATCTCGGCATACTCTAGCTTCGCATCAACCTCAGTTTGATCTCCACCGGTACTCGGCCACCCAGTCTCCGCCACTATCACCGGAAGGTTCTCATGTCCGGCCACCGCAAGTGCACTTACAACCGCATCCACCATCATATCGAAAAGATTCCAGTATCTAACTCCAGTAATCAAATCATCTCTAAAATTGAATGGATGCTCTTGAAACAAAGCAAACCCTAATGGAATCTCAGAGTTGATCCTATACAAGTTATACGGATAAAGATTCACCAAGAACGATGAATTTGTATCTTTCAAGAACTGAAGCAATGGCTTTATCAATAATTCCCCAAGCGGTTCCTGGAAAGTACCAGAAGAAGGTGGAAACGGCGTCGTAATAACGTTCACGAAAGAGAAAGTAGTGGAGactgagatttttttaatcccGAGGTCACGGAGTGCCAGGTACACGTTCCTGATTGCAGGAAGTAAAAAGGGAGACAATTGCGAGACGGCATCGTCTCCAACTGAAATGAGAGAAATCTTCGAGCGAGGGTAGAAAGGGAGGACGTGACCGTAAAGCCAGCGGGCAGCGAGTGAGCGGTTGGCGGCGAGAGGAGGGAGGAGGGAATTAGGGATGGAGAGGAAAAGAGAGGTGTTGGTGAAAGCGAAAGAGCGGATTAGGTTAGGATCGGGATTTGGGAGGCGGACAGAGTGGATGTTAAGGGAAGAGAGAGTGGAGAGGAGGCGATCCGCTGGGAGGGAGGGTGTAGAGGAAGGGGAAGGCGGTGGCGGCGAGGTGTAGGTGACGCCCAGTGTGGTGGTGGTAGTGATGGAGACGGatggggagggagggagggagatggTGGTGATGGAAGGGAAGAGTGTGAGGGAAAAGAAACAGAAAGAGAGGAAGGAAACGAGAGGATTCATGGTTTCCAGAGAGAATTTTTTCAGGGAGAGATAAAGATTGTTGAGGAATGGAACGGGTGTTTGTTATGTGAATAAAGGCGGGATATTTAGTTGGGACTCTCGGGGTGCGCAACGCGCACCGATGTGGGGGTAATGTAGCGGGAAAGTTTGAAAGGTGAGGTGAGGGTAGAGGATGCCACGTAGGGGGAGTCTGGAGAAGCACCAGGCGAAACTTAGTTAGGTTTGTTGTTTGTTCCGGTTAAACTGGGCGGGTCAATTCATACTCTCTCAGTTGCAGATGCCAGATATTAGCAGGAGTTTAGATTGATGAAATCTGATTTGTACACGTGG is part of the Populus alba chromosome 10, ASM523922v2, whole genome shotgun sequence genome and encodes:
- the LOC118059634 gene encoding uncharacterized protein At2g39920; this encodes MSAYAHQMEREFSAQSLSSRGVSEMGSHYVAESGFYMTSFAATIFIASLVTVGVLLTTLLVSQAVMLQSCQDRSKGVIEIQKLSHDYNYCKMFALHAELNSLGPDDFPSMCTSLAVQHNKGGAYERDLNASLLMIERYFDSLLPLHDGLDVVLMDINEIFPSNIRYTSLLMNRVRDNGCIDCFQEEKHLKQILCLSLYTKLQASGWSLILLSRKLEKQRNATIQHLISAGYRGWSSMIMRSDNEIEIDSREYFSRRMVAMQKAGFRISGVISSQMDALTSASLGHRVFKLPNPVYYNFEHHTGNSRVLE
- the LOC118059635 gene encoding glucan endo-1,3-beta-glucosidase, with the protein product MNPLVSFLSFCFFSLTLFPSITTISLPPSPSVSITTTTTLGVTYTSPPPPSPSSTPSLPADRLLSTLSSLNIHSVRLPNPDPNLIRSFAFTNTSLFLSIPNSLLPPLAANRSLAARWLYGHVLPFYPRSKISLISVGDDAVSQLSPFLLPAIRNVYLALRDLGIKKISVSTTFSFVNVITTPFPPSSGTFQEPLGELLIKPLLQFLKDTNSSFLVNLYPYNLYRINSEIPLGFALFQEHPFNFRDDLITGVRYWNLFDMMVDAVVSALAVAGHENLPVIVAETGWPSTGGDQTEVDAKLEYAEMYIRGLVGHLRSGVGTPLKKEGVSQAYIFELIDKDNVKKGTRNWGILYANTSKKYHVEFSGCGGIGVGRVLSMRVCLLWWLLVGFFLV